In the Sandaracinus amylolyticus genome, CGTCTCGGTCTACGCCGCGGAGGGCTGCGACGGGCGCGACGACGACTGCGATCGCGACGTCGACGAGCGCTCGTGCGGGCTCGGCGAGTGTCTCGCGGGCGCGTGCGTTTGCCCCGAGGGCACGTCGATCTGCGACGGCGTCTGCGTCGACACGCGCACCGACGTCGAGCACTGCGGCGGCTGCGGCGTGGCGTGTCCGACCGGCGGCGTGTGCGAGGGCGGCGCGTGCCGGTGCCCGATCGGCCTCGAGCTCTGCGAGGAGCAGAACGCGTGCAACACGATCGGCACCTCGGTGCGCAGCTGCGGCGTGTGCCGCGTGTCGTGCGACGACGGGACGCAGTGCATCGACGGCGAGTGTCTCTGCCCCGACGACTTCCTCACGTGCCGCGGGCTCTGCGTCGATCCCCGGACCGATCGCGAGCACTGCGGCGCGTGCGGCGTGTCGTGTCAGTGGTGCGAGGAGTGCGTCGAGGGCGCGTGCGTGCCCCGCGCCGACGCCACGCTCTGCGACGGGCGCTGCACGCAGATCGCCTACGACGAGCGGAATTGCGGCGCGTGTAGCCACGCGTGCGCCCCCGCGGAGTCGTGCAGCGGCGGCGAGTGCACGTGCAACGGCACCTACTGCGACGGAGTGTGCAGCCAGACCTGGTCCGATGCCGCGAACTGCGGCGCGTGCGGGAACGCGTGCGCGCCCGGCGCGCGCTGCGACGGCGGGCAGTGCGGATGCGTCCCCTGCGATGCGTCGGGCGCGCGCTGCGCGGACGTGGCGCTCGACGCCGATCACTGCGGCGGCTGCGACCTCGCGTGCCCCGCGGGTCAGGGCTGCGTCGACGGTGGGTGCGTCACCACGACGTCGTGTGTCGCGCGCCGCGGTGGCTCGTGTGGCGACGAGGTGCTCGATCTCCGGCCCGCGGGCTCGCTCTGCGCGAGCGCGGCGTACGAGTGGTGCCCGCGCACGCCGGGCATCGCAGGTGTGGTGCGGCTCGACGACCTCGACACGAGCGAGGTCGATCGCACGATCCCGCTCGCGATCGCCGCGGCGCGACAAGGCGTGTGCGTCGCGACGCTCGGGTGGCTGCCCGAGTGGGGCACCCACGGTGCGCGCTCGTGGTGCTTCGATCCTCAAGGGCGCAGCACGGGCGCGTCGATCGCGATGAGCGGAGCGCGTGCGGAAGCCGTGCTCGACGTGGCGCAGCAGCCGTCGGGGTCGTGGATGGTGTCGACGCGCGAAGAGGCGGGCGTCCAGTACGTCAGCTCGTGGTGGCCCGGGGGCGCGCTCGTGCTCCGGGGCGACGCGGTGCTCGGCGAGGGGCTCGCTCGCGTGCCGCGCGGGCCGGTGATCGCCGGGACGTTCTCCGGCACGCTGGGCCACGGCTGCGGGATGGACGAGTGCCTCGCGTACGTCACGGCGCGCGGGGCGCGCGACGGGTACGTCGCGTTCTTCGACTCCGAGTCGTCCGTGCACGTCGTCGGTGGGCGCGACGACGACGCGCTGCACGCGATCGCGACCCTCGACGACGACGTCGTGGTGGCAGGTCTGTTCCGCGGCACGTGGGACGAGCTGGTGTCGCGCGGAGAGCGCGACGCGCTCGTCGCGCGCATGCGGAGCGACGGCACCTACACGTGGCGCGTCGGGCTCGGCGGCACGTCGTTCGACGAAGCGCTGCGCGTGGTGACGCTCCCGGGCCGGGTGATCGTCGCGGGCTTCTACTCGGGATCGATCACGCTCGGCGGGGTCACGCACACCGCGCGCTCGGGCACCGGCGTGTTCGTCGTCGCGCTCGACGCCGCGACCGGGGCGCACCTCTGGTCGCACGCGATCGACGCGTCGCCGTGGATTGTCGCGCTCGACGTGGAGCCGCTGCTCGGGCTCCGCGATCTGCGCGTCACGATCCCCCTGCGGCTCGGGCTCGCTGCGTCGCCGGCGCACGGCGTCGCGCTCGCGGCCACGTTCGCGGGGACGATCGACGTCGGGGGCACGAGCGTGACCAGCGCGGGGAGCGACGACGTGCTGCTCGCGCGCTTCACCGCCGACGGCGCGGTGATCGACGCGCGAGCGCTCGGCGGACCGGGGCGCGACGCGGCGGCCGACGTCGCGATCGACGAGACCGGCACCGCCTGGATCGCGGCGCACCTGCGCGCGCCGATGTCGATCGGACCCGTGACGGTCCGCGAAGGCGCGGTGTTGATCGGCGTCCTGCCCTGACGTGGCGCACGATCGCGCGCGGGGCGCGTTGCCACGTCATTCCTCGCGAGAAGTCCCCCGTTTCCGGTGTGGCACCGACACTGCTCCGGGGTCGTCGCATGCAGGCCGACACGCCGAGCCCCGAGCTGCACTTCGATGCGCGCCGCACCGAACGGGCGCGTGCTCCAGGCCACCCGCGGCTGCGCCGCGCCGGACGCTTCGGTGCGAGGCTCGCGACGCGCACCGGCAAGGTGCTGCTCGCGCTCGTCGTGCTGCTGATCGCGGCGCGTATCGCGCTGCCTTACGTCGTGGAGCACGTGCTCAACGAGCGGCTCGCGCGCCTCGAGGGCTACCACGGGCACATCGACGACGTGGACATGGCCCTGTGGCGCGGCGCGTACCGCATCGAGGGCCTCCGCATCGTGAAGACCGGCGGCGAGCAGCCCGAGCCGTTCTTCACCGCACCGGTGATCGACATCTCGGTCGAGTGGGAGTCGCTGCTCGACGGCAAGGTCGTCGCCGAGATCGAGCTGATGCGGCCGGTCCTCAACTTCATCGTCGCGGGTGGCGGCGCGCAGGCGCAGACCGGCGAGGAGAACGACTGGCGCGCGACCGTCGACGACCTGGTGCCGCTCACGATCAACCGCTTCGTGGTGCGCGAGGGCGAGGTGCACTATCGCGACTACGGCGCGCGCCCGCCCGTCGATCTGCGCGCCGATCGCATGCAGGTGCTCGCGCGCGGCCTCAGCAACGTGCGGCGCGAGCGCGAGGAGCTCCCGGCGAGCGTGCACCTCGAGTCGCGGGTGCAGCGCAGCGGATCGCTGACGGTCGACGCGCGCCTCGACCCTTGGCAGGAGCAGCCGACGTTCAACCTCTCGCTGCGCATGCGCGACCTGCCGGCGCGCGAGCTGAACCCGATGATGCGCGCCTACGCGGGCGTCGACGCCGAGGGCGGGACGACGTTCCTCTACTCCGAGATCCGCGCGCGCGAAGGGCGCTTCGGTGGGTACGTGAAGCCGATGGCGGAAGGGCTCTCGCTCTTCGAGCTCGACGAGGAGGGCGACTTCTTCGACGTGCTCGGCGATGCGATCGTGCAGCTCGTCGCCGAGGTGTTCGAGAACCAGGGCGAGGATCGCCTCGCGATCGAGGTGCCGGTGTCGGGAACGTTCGAGTCGCCGGACGTCGATCCCTGGGCCGTGGTGGGCTCGGTCCTCCGCAACGCGTTCGTCGAGGCCATCCGGCACGGCCTCGCGAGCCCCGGTGACTGGACGAGCGCGGAGGAAGCGCGCGAGCAGCGTCGCGAAGAGCGTGAGCAGCGCCGCGAGGAAGCACGCGAGCGCCGCGAGGAGGCGCAGGAGCAGGCCGAGGAGCGCCGCGAAGAAGCGCGTGAGCGTCGCGAGGAGCGCCGCGAAGAGGCGCGTGAGCGTCGCGAGGACGGGTGATCAGTACGGCGTCGTGATCGCCGGGAGCTCCTTCGACATCCGGCCCTGCGCCCACGCGAGCACGACGTGCCCGAAGAGCGTGATCCCGACGAGCACGAGCACCGAGAGCGGCACCGCGATCTGCAGCGCCCACGACACCGCCTCCTCGGCGCGGGTGCGCGCGGCGTCGACCATCGGCAGGAACGTGTGCTTGCGCGCCTTCCGCTTCCGGCGCGGCTGGGGCTCCTCGATCTCGTCGTCGTCGTCGCCCGCGAGCTCGTCCGCGTCGACCGTCGTGCCGCCCGACGCCAGCCGACCGCGCAGCGCCGACGCGCCACGGAAGAGCATCCACCACGGCGCCGCCGCGCCCGGGCTCTTCTTCAGCGCGAGCAGCGTGCGGCTCGGAATTCGGCACTGAGTGCCACAATACGTGCAGCGCGCGGCGTGCGCGCCCTCGGGCACGTCGAGGCCCGCACCGCAGCTGGGACAGCGCACCGCGACGACCATGCCCGCGCTCGTCGCGTCGAGCCGCGCGTCGGGGCGATCGACGCGCAGGTCGTCGCCGATCGCTGCGACCAGCCCCGGCGCCATGTTCTTCGCGCGCACCGGGAAGCGGTACTGCGCGCGCTCGCCGCACCCGACGCAGCGCGTGGTCGCCTCGTCGACGCGCACCTCGACGTCGACCGGGCATCCGCACGACGTGCACAGCGGCTGCCCCGGCGCCGCGGTGAGCGCGAGGTTGCGCGTCTTCATCACGCCGTTCTCGATCGACATGCCGGTCGTCTCGAGCGTCGCGTGCGCGCTGTCGTCGCCGATGTCGGCGAACGGATTCCCTCCCGGCAGCGCGACGTCGCGGCCGCGCATCGAGGGCGCCGCGAGATCGCCGACCGCGTGGGCGTGCGCCAGGCCCTCGGACCACGCGTCGACGTCGAACGCCTGCGCCGCGCCGCAGTGCCCGCACTGCACGGTGCCGTCGAGGTCGAGCGCGTCGAGCGGGGAGCGACGACCGCACTGGCGGCACGTGAGCTCGGTGCGGACCTGCACCCAGTACGCGCCGTCGGCGCGCGGCGGCACCGCCTCGAGCGAGGTCCCGATCGGCGCGCCGCAGGTGCCGCACGACGAGCGCTTCGTCGGCGCGATCGCCCCGCACGAGTGGCAGATCGGCATGCCCCGTCCCGCCGCGACGAAGCCCGCGCGCGCCGTGGGCATCGCGACCGCGGGCACCGCCGGCTGCGCGGCGATCGGCGCGACACGCGCGCCGCATCCATCGCAGAACGTCGCGAGCGAGGGCAACGCCTTCCCACAACGAGCGCACGCCACCGTGCCCGGGATCTGCTGCATCGCGCGATTGTACCGTGCGTGCGGCGCGACGCGCGGTGTACGCTCGCGGCGCGCATGCGGTTCTTCGCGATCGGTCAGGAAGCGGAAGGGTTCATCGCGATCGGCCAGATCGCGACCGGCGTGATCGCGATCGGACAGATGGCGACCGGCGTGATCGCGATCGGTCAGGTCGCGCGCGGCGTCGTCGCGGTCGGGATGCTCGCGTTCGGCATGGTCTCGGTCGGTATGCTCTCGGGCGGGCTGATCTACGCGGTGGGGATGATCGGCGCGGCGGGACGTCGCGGGCCCGGGTTCATCCTGCCGCTGGTGCCGATCCCGCGCGCGACGCCGCAGCTCCCCGAGCTCACGACGCTCGAGGCGATCTCCGGGTCGCGCCGCGAAGGATGGCTGCGCGCGAAGCTGCAGCTCGGCACGAGCGGCATGCCCGAGCTCGTGCACGAGGGCAGGGTGCTCCCGGTCACGCTCGCGGCGAAGCTGCTCGGCGCCGCGACGTCGCACGCGCAGATCGGCAGCGAGGTCGTCGCGCGCATCGGGCCCGGCAAGAACGGGCTGCGCGTGCACGAGCTCAAGGTGCTGCCGCTCGGCGGCGCGATGCTCGTCGGACGCGCGCTGCAGATCGCCGCGCTCTTCGCGCTCGCCTACGCGTACTGGCATCTCGTGCTGGTGGATCTCGGCGACATGCTCGTCGGCACCGCGCGCGCGTTCATGACGGGACAGGTGCAGTGATGGCGCACGCGCGCTTGGTCTTGATCCGGCACGGTCAGGCCTCCGCGGGCTCGCTCCGATCGAGCAGCTCGATGACCGGCGACTACGATCAGCTCTCGGAGCTCGGGCGCGAGCAGGCGCGCCGTCTCGGCCCCTGGCTCGCGCGGTGGGCGCGCGAGCCCGCGCACGTGCTGGTCGGTCCGCGCAAGCGTCACCGCGAGACCTACGAAGAGGCGCTCGCGACCGCGCGCGATGCGGGCGCGATCTGGCCCGATCCCGAGGCGACCGAGGGCCTCGACGAGCACCACGGCATCCAGCTGGTGCACCACGTCGGCGCGGAGCTGGCGTCGCGTCCCGACGAGATCGGCGAGCTCGCGCGCGCGGCGTTCTCGGCGAAGAGCGATCCCACCAAGCACTGGCTGCGCATGTTCAAGGCGCTGATGGTCGCGTGGGCGCGCGGCGAGGTCGGGCACGAGGCGGTCGAGCCGTGGCTCGCGTTCCGTACCCGCGTGCGGCGCGTGCTCGAGGACGCCGCGACGCGCAACGGGACGGTGATCGCGTTCACGAGCGGCGGCGCGATCGGTGCGGCGGTCGGCGAGGTGCTCGGGCTCGATCACGTCCCGGGCGGGGTCGAGCGCACGCTCGATCTGTGCTGGTCGGTGCGCAACGCGAGCGTGCACGAGATCCACGTGGGCGAGCGCGGCGCGACGCTGCTCTCGTTCAACGGCGTCTCGCACCTCGATCGCGACGATCTGATCACGATGGTGTGATCGCGATCGCCAACGACGTTGGCGACGCCGGTGATCGCGACGGTCGGGATGCGCGCAAGAGCCGTCGTGGAGCGCGCGTTGCACACGCGCGTGCACATGACGTTGCGATGGGCCTCGCTCGCCGGGTGTGCGTTCCTCGTGTCGTGTGGCGGGCCATCGGACGCGCCGGAGCCGTGGTGGGAGGGACATCGCAGCGAGGCCCGCGGGCTCGAGCGCGTCGAGGTCGTGGTCGTGCTGGATGCGCCGCCGGGATCGAGCGCGAGAGAGATCGGCGAGCGCGCGGTGCTCGAGAACCTCGCGTACCTGCTCGGCCAGCGCGACGACGGAACGGCGAGGCCTCGCGCGGGAACGCTTCGAGCGCGCTTCGTCGGCTCGGCCGCGTCGTGCGGTGGGGCGCTCGAGGGCGTCGAGCGGTGTGGCGCGTCGGGCGATCAGCCAGTCCTGTCGCGGGAGTATTGGTCGCCGGATCGCGACGACGCAGCGCTTCTCGAGACCGCGGGCTGCTTGCTGCGAGAGGCGCGCAGCGCGTGCGACGCGCCGGAGTCGCTCGACGTGCTCGACGATGTCCTCGAATCGACGGAGACCGCGCCGATCGGCGTGCTCGTGATCACCGAGCGCGACGATGCATCGCGGACCAGCGGTCACGAGCTCGCAGCTCGGCTCGAGCGACCTGGTGGGCTGGGCGTCATCGGGATCGACGTGTCCTCCGCGCCGCGATGGGCGGCGGCGCGAGACGAGGTCGACTTGCGCTCGGACGCGTGGGTCGACGCCGAGTGCGAGCCCTCCGACGCTTGCCGGCTCCGGTCGTTCGCGGATCTTCTGATCTACGAGTACGCGTGGATGCCCGCGCTCGCCGTCGACTCGAGCGGGCACGTGGCGTGTCGCCTGCTCGAGCGCGTGCCCTCCGGTCGATCGTGCGCTGCGCTCTCGCATCTCGGCCGCTCGGCGACCGCCGAGGCAGATCGCTGTGCGGTCCGGCAGGACCACGCGTCGGGCTGGTACTACGTGCAGGAGCTGCGAGAGCTCCGCTTCGCGCGAGGCCACGAGCCGGTGACCGGCAGCGAGATCGTCGTCGAGTGCGCGCCCGATGCTCGCGCGTGCGGGGGTCACGACGAGTGCGGCGGCGCGCGGCCGCACTGCGACGCGATGCGCGGCGAATGCGTCGAGGACTGCGGACCGGTCTCCGCGCGCTGCGCCATCGACCAGACGTGTGATGATGCGCGCGGTCTCTGTGTGCCGGAGTAGCGTCGCGCGCAGCGTCGGTAACAGCCGCGCTCGTGGCGCCGCGAAAGCTGGTGCTCCTCACCCACGAGGTGCCAGATGCTGGATCGGATCGCGTCCCGTGCTCGCTGGTGTGCGATCGTCCTGTTGCTCGCGGCGTGCTCGGAGAGCGCGAGCGACGCGCCCGACGCGACATCGCCCGGCGATCGCGACGCGCAGGTCGAGCCGATCGATGGTGGATCGATGGACGCCGCGATCCTCGTCGAGGACGCGACGATCCCGATCGACGGCGATCCCGGCCCCGTCGACGCCGCGCCGCCGCGCCCCGATGCCGACGTCACGGGCCTGCGCAGCATCGCCGAGTGGCAGGCGCTCTTCGACGGCGCCACCGAGCGCGAGCATGCGCGCTACGAGCCGCTCAGCGCGTCGGGCAACAGCTGGAGCTATTACGACCTCGCGTACTCGATCGACGGATTGACCGCGATGTTCCGCGCGACCGGCGATCGTCGTTATCTCGATCGCGTGCTCGGGTACGTCGAGAACATGGTCGAGGACGCGCGTCCCTCGTCGTCGCTCCCCGCGAGCCAGTTCCGCGACGAGTACCTGGGCTGGCCCGCGATGGACCACCCGGAAGACGAGAACATCCGCGGCGGCGAGTACCCGCTCTTCGAGAGCTACTGCTTCCGCTACGTCGCGCGGATGCTCCGCGCGATGCGCGACGATCCCTCGGTCTACGGCGATCCCGCCTACCGCGCGCGCTACGACACGCTGCTCGCGTTCGTGCGGCGCAACATCTTCGACAAGTGGATGTCGCGCGGCGCCAACTCGTACGTCTATCGATCGCGCACCCACATGGCCGCGCACTGGGCATACATCGCGCTCGAGCTCGCGGCGCTGACCGACGATCCGACGCAGCGCGCGCGGTATCGCGCGGTGGTCGACGCGATCGATCGCGATCTGCCGAACGAGGATTCGTCGCTGCGCGGACAGATTCGCCCGCACCCGCGCGCGCCCGGCGCGTACACGTGGAGCGATCAGTGGGGCCTCACGACGCCCGCGCAGGACGTCGCGCACGGGAACAACGTCGTCGCGTACCTCGTCGAGGCGCACGACGATGGCAGCGAGTGGAACGACGACGACATGCGCGCGCTCGTCACGCTGATGCTCGACGTGCTCTGGCAGCGCAGCACGACCGGCGCGACGTACCCCGAGCTCGTCGACGGCACCGGCGGCGGCGATGGCTGGTTCAACGACGGCTTCTGCAAGCTCGGGCGCTACGACGTGCGCGTGCAGCGCAGGCTCGAGACCCACGACGTCGGTCGCAACTGGCAGCTCTACGGAAACGCGGCGCTCAACGCACGGCTGCTCGGCGTGCGGTGATCACCCGTCGCGGCGCGGGGGCGGGTAGACTCCCGCCCCATGCCCGTGCCGCCCTCCGAACGCGCGTTGGACGTCGTCGCGCGCACACGCGCCTTCGTCGACGACGAGCTGATCCCGCTCGAGCCCGACCTGCTGAGCAAGGGCTGGGTCGCGATGCTTCCCACGCTGCGCAGCAAGCGCGACGAGGCGAAGAAGCGCGGCCTCTGGGCGCCGTTCCTGCCGAAGGAGCACGGCGGGCTCGGCCTCTCGTTGCTCGAGTACGCGCACGTCAGCGAAGCGCTCGGTCGCGGCCTGCTCGCGCACTGGGTCTTCAACTGCCAGGCGCCCGACGTCGGCAACATGGAGCTGCTGATCGCGCACGGCACCGACGCGCAGAAGAAGCAGTTCCTCGAGCCGCTCACGCGCGGCGACATCCGATCGTGCTTCGGCATGACCGAGCCCGAGCACGCGGGATCGAACCCGGTGTGGATGAGCACGCGCGCCCGCCGCGAGGGCGACTCGTTCGTCATCGACGGGCACAAGTGGTTCACGACCGGCGCCGACGGCGCGTCGTTCTGCATCGTGATGGCGGTGACCGATCCCGAGGCGCCGCTGCACGGCCGCGCGTCGCAGATCCTCGTGCCGACCGACACGCCGGGGTTCCGCATCGTCCGCAACATCAGCGTGATGGGCGAGCCGGGCGCCGATCATCCTTCGCACTCCGAAGTACGTCTCGAGAACGTGCGCGTGCCCGCGTCGAACCTGCTCGGCCCGCAGGGCGCGGGGTTCGCGCTCGCGCAGGAGCGCCTCGGCCCGGGGCGCATCCACCACTGCATGCGGTGGATCGGCATCTGCGAGCGCGCGTTCGAGCTGATGGTGAAGCGCGCCGCGACGCGCGAGCTCTCGCCCGGCAAGCCGCTCGGCACGCAGCAGCAGATCCAGCTCTGGATCGCCGAGAGCCGCGCCGAGATCCATGCCGCGCGGCTCATGGTGATCGACTGCGCGGAGCGCATCGATCGCGTGGGGGCTCACGGCGCGCGCGACTACGTGTCGATGATCAAGTTCCACGTCGCGAACGTGCTGCAGCAGGTGCTCGACCGCGCGATCCAGGTCCACGGCGCGCTGGGCATGACCGACGACACGCCGCTGGCGTACTGGTACCGCCACGAGCGCGCCGCGCGCATCTACGACGGCCCCGACGAGGTCCACAAGGCATCGGTGGCGAAGCGGATCCTCCAGGCCCACGGCATGCAATCGAAGAAGGACTGATCGTATGAGCTCCAACGATTCCCTCGATCGCGCCGAGAGCGTCCGCAAGGGCGCGGAGCTGGATCTCGAGCGACTGCGCACCTGGCTCGAAGGGCAAGGCGTGCGCGGCGAGATCGAGGTGCTGCAGTTCCCGCGCGGCTACTCGAACCTCACGTATCTGCTGCGCGTGGGGGACCGCGAGATCGTGCTGCGACGTCCGCCCGTCGGCGTGAAGATCGCGTCGGCCCACGACATGGGGCGCGAGCACCGCATCCTCAGCAAGCTGCACGCGGTGTGGCCGAAGGTGCCGCGCACGCTCGCGTTCTGCGAGAACGACTCGGTGCTCGGCGCGCCCTTCTACGTGATGGAGCGCGTCGAGGGCGTGATCCTCCGCGCGAAGACGCCGCCCGGGCTCGAGCTCGGCGAGCAGCGCATGCGGCACCTCAGCGAGTCGCTCGTCGACACGCTGGTCGAGATCCACTCGGTCGATCTCGCGGCCGCGGGCCTCTCCGATCTCGGCAAGCCGCAGGGCTACATCGAGCGCCAGGTACGAGGCTGGACCGAGCGCTACGAGAAGGCGAAGACCGACGAGATCCCCGAGCTCGCCGAGGTCGCGAAGTGGCTCGCGGAGAACATGCCGCCGGAG is a window encoding:
- a CDS encoding double zinc ribbon domain-containing protein, producing MQQIPGTVACARCGKALPSLATFCDGCGARVAPIAAQPAVPAVAMPTARAGFVAAGRGMPICHSCGAIAPTKRSSCGTCGAPIGTSLEAVPPRADGAYWVQVRTELTCRQCGRRSPLDALDLDGTVQCGHCGAAQAFDVDAWSEGLAHAHAVGDLAAPSMRGRDVALPGGNPFADIGDDSAHATLETTGMSIENGVMKTRNLALTAAPGQPLCTSCGCPVDVEVRVDEATTRCVGCGERAQYRFPVRAKNMAPGLVAAIGDDLRVDRPDARLDATSAGMVVAVRCPSCGAGLDVPEGAHAARCTYCGTQCRIPSRTLLALKKSPGAAAPWWMLFRGASALRGRLASGGTTVDADELAGDDDDEIEEPQPRRKRKARKHTFLPMVDAARTRAEEAVSWALQIAVPLSVLVLVGITLFGHVVLAWAQGRMSKELPAITTPY
- a CDS encoding acyl-CoA dehydrogenase family protein, producing MPVPPSERALDVVARTRAFVDDELIPLEPDLLSKGWVAMLPTLRSKRDEAKKRGLWAPFLPKEHGGLGLSLLEYAHVSEALGRGLLAHWVFNCQAPDVGNMELLIAHGTDAQKKQFLEPLTRGDIRSCFGMTEPEHAGSNPVWMSTRARREGDSFVIDGHKWFTTGADGASFCIVMAVTDPEAPLHGRASQILVPTDTPGFRIVRNISVMGEPGADHPSHSEVRLENVRVPASNLLGPQGAGFALAQERLGPGRIHHCMRWIGICERAFELMVKRAATRELSPGKPLGTQQQIQLWIAESRAEIHAARLMVIDCAERIDRVGAHGARDYVSMIKFHVANVLQQVLDRAIQVHGALGMTDDTPLAYWYRHERAARIYDGPDEVHKASVAKRILQAHGMQSKKD
- a CDS encoding DUF748 domain-containing protein, which codes for MQADTPSPELHFDARRTERARAPGHPRLRRAGRFGARLATRTGKVLLALVVLLIAARIALPYVVEHVLNERLARLEGYHGHIDDVDMALWRGAYRIEGLRIVKTGGEQPEPFFTAPVIDISVEWESLLDGKVVAEIELMRPVLNFIVAGGGAQAQTGEENDWRATVDDLVPLTINRFVVREGEVHYRDYGARPPVDLRADRMQVLARGLSNVRREREELPASVHLESRVQRSGSLTVDARLDPWQEQPTFNLSLRMRDLPARELNPMMRAYAGVDAEGGTTFLYSEIRAREGRFGGYVKPMAEGLSLFELDEEGDFFDVLGDAIVQLVAEVFENQGEDRLAIEVPVSGTFESPDVDPWAVVGSVLRNAFVEAIRHGLASPGDWTSAEEAREQRREEREQRREEARERREEAQEQAEERREEARERREERREEARERREDG
- a CDS encoding phosphotransferase family protein, translated to MSSNDSLDRAESVRKGAELDLERLRTWLEGQGVRGEIEVLQFPRGYSNLTYLLRVGDREIVLRRPPVGVKIASAHDMGREHRILSKLHAVWPKVPRTLAFCENDSVLGAPFYVMERVEGVILRAKTPPGLELGEQRMRHLSESLVDTLVEIHSVDLAAAGLSDLGKPQGYIERQVRGWTERYEKAKTDEIPELAEVAKWLAENMPPESGATLIHNDFKYDNVVYAPDLSRIVAVLDWEMATLGDPLMDLGCTLGYWIDATDPPMMQAMRFGPTNLPGNLTRMQIVDRYQEKSGREVTNLPFYFTFALMKLAVVGQQLYARYVKGLTQDPRYALLIEGVRGLSRAGIQVIASRRIDTLST
- a CDS encoding histidine phosphatase family protein, giving the protein MAHARLVLIRHGQASAGSLRSSSSMTGDYDQLSELGREQARRLGPWLARWAREPAHVLVGPRKRHRETYEEALATARDAGAIWPDPEATEGLDEHHGIQLVHHVGAELASRPDEIGELARAAFSAKSDPTKHWLRMFKALMVAWARGEVGHEAVEPWLAFRTRVRRVLEDAATRNGTVIAFTSGGAIGAAVGEVLGLDHVPGGVERTLDLCWSVRNASVHEIHVGERGATLLSFNGVSHLDRDDLITMV